Proteins encoded in a region of the Pieris brassicae chromosome 3, ilPieBrab1.1, whole genome shotgun sequence genome:
- the LOC123707819 gene encoding myrosinase 1-like: MLRDSDGAACVARRTFPAGFKFGAATAAYQVEGAWNVSDKSPSIWDTFTHDNPDLIADKSNGDVACDSYHLWETDIAVAKELGLHFYRFSISWPRLLPNGHSNYVSEDGKRYYNNLINGLIANGIEPVVTLYHWDLPQILQDLGGWTNPELASWFEDYAEVAFGLFGDRVKTWLTFNEPVSFCDVAYEGGKAAPGIALPGIGNYICAKVVMLAHARAYRLYDSKFRLQYRGKVGLTNHHLWCEPKNSDEEENAELMRNVMALYSYPIYSKTGGWPPSVEKRIAQISEQEGYSQSRLPPFTREEIEYIKGTFDFYGINYYTSRVVETAKPGENLTWVSLSGSSEFGLALTPDPSWKAGLAWLISYPPGIRRQLQWLKQKFGDIEFQIMENGYATSEPVMYDDERVNYYKDHLEQLLLAINEDKIFVTAYTAWSLMDNYEWNSGYTSRFGLVNIDFNDPNRKRTLRASAHYYAAVINSHSLDLYKR; this comes from the exons ATGTTAAGAGATTCCGATGGTG CAGCGTGTGTTGCAAGGCGAACATTTCCGGCAGGATTCAAATTCGGGGCAGCAACAGCGGCCTATCAGGTGGAAGGTGCCTGGAATGTTAGtg ACAAATCACCAAGTATATGGGACACATTCACCCATGACAATCCAGATTTAATCGCCGACAAATCGAATGGTGATGTGGCTTGTGACTCGTACCACCTGTGGGAAACAGATATAGCCGTAGCCAAGGAGCTGGGCCTGCATTTTTACAG GTTCTCAATATCGTGGCCCCGATTGCTACCCAACGGTCATTCCAATTATGTAAGCGAAGATGGGAAGCGATATTACAACAATTTGATAAACGGATTAATTGCGAATGGAATTGAACCAGTTGTCACCTTATACCATTGGGACCTACCACAAATATTGCAAGACTTGg GTGGTTGGACTAATCCTGAGCTAGCAAGTTGGTTTGAGGATTACGCAGAAGTCGCTTTCGGCCTTTTTGGAGATCGGGTCAAGACCTGGTTAACTTTTAACGAGCCGGTTAGCTTCTGCGACGTTGCGTATGAAGGTGGAAAAGCGGCACCCGGCATCGCTCTACCTGGAATAGGAAATTATATATGTGCCAAGGTTGTGATGCTGGCTCATGCGAGAGCTTACAGGCTATACGATTCGAAGTTCAGGCTGCAGTATAGGG gAAAGGTTGGTCTCACGAACCATCACCTCTGGTGCGAACCAAAGAACTCTGACGAAGAAGAGAATGCAGAGCTTATGCGCAACGTAATG GCATTATACTCTTATCCTATATACTCAAAGACTGGTGGGTGGCCTCCTAGTGTTGAAAAACGCATAGCCCAGATAAGTGAACAAGAAGGATACAGTCAGTCCCGCTTGCCCCCATTCACACGGGAagaaattgaatatattaaag GTACATTTGACTTTTATGGTATCAACTATTACACTTCGCGAGTAGTTGAGACTGCTAAGCCAGGCGAAAACCTCACCTGGGTGTCACTATCAGGCAGCTCGGAATTCGGTTTGGCATTAACGCCTGATCCTAGCTGGAAGGCTGGTCTTGCGTGGCTGATT AGCTACCCTCCAGGTATTCGCCGTCAGTTGCAATGGCTAAAGCAGAAGTTCGGTGATATTGAATTCCAGATTATGGAGAATGGGTACGCCACATCCGAACCCGTTATGTATGATGACGAAAGGGTAAACTACTACAAGGACCATTTGGAACAG CTGCTGCTTGCTATAAACGAGGATAAAATCTTTGTAACGGCCTACACTGCGTGGAGCCTTATGGACAACTATGAGTGGAATAGTGGATACAC GTCAAGATTCGGCTTAGTGAACATTGACTTTAACGATCCGAATCGCAAGCGCACACTTAGAGCCTCCGCCCACTATTACGCGGCTGTGATAAATAGCCACTCACTTGATCTTTATAAACGTTAA